The genomic window CTCAAGCGTCTGATTTTTATTACCGATGCCATGCGTGCCGATGAACTGGATTCTGATGGGAGCATCTTTGTGTCTTACGATAAGGAAGGGAACCCTGTCGGCCTCAACAAACGGGCAAAGAGAGTGGCAAAAGGAAGTGGTACAAGTCTGAGGGAGTTGGAGGATTTGCTGGTGCAGGCGAGAATGATGGCTGGAATGGCCAAGCAAGCTGGTGGTCAAAATGGATGGTACGCGACTGTCAATGTAATTGAAGCAAATCACGCTAATTTTAGATATAGGATGTCAGCGATGCAGAAGATGCAAGCTGCCGCCGGTGGGAAACCTCTTGGACCCAACGGTCAACCTTCCCCTGCGCAAATTGAGGCTATGCGAAAGGCCATGCCTCCAGAGCTTGTCCGCAAGTTACGTGCCGCTGGTCCCCAGGGTGCTCAGAAGATGATGCAAGATATGATGGGTGGCATGGGCGGAATGCCTGGTATGGGAGGTGCTGGCGGACCTGGCGGTATGGATTTGGGCAATatgatgaggatgttgggaggtggtggtggcggtggtggcGGCGGTGGGATGCCCAACATGAGTCAGATGCaagagatgatgaagggCATGGGTATGGGAGGTGGCGGCGGTATGGGCGGTATGCCAGGTGAGTTGCGATAATGTTTGTGTGGAGGTCTTTTGTTACTGACAGCGTATCTTTCAGATATGAGCCAattgatgaagatgatgggCGGCAGCGGTTAAGTGATGATGGGCGGTAAGGCTTGAGCGTGGGCTCGACGATGATTTTCGCTCTCGCGAAGATTATGGAAGTGTTTGACTACAGTGTTGGTGCGCGTCCCATCTCATCAACCCACAGATTAGTGGTGACCGTCGGTCGCCCCGTAAACAAGTACCAAGGTCCAAGACCTTTATACCACACAAGCTCAGGATATAATGTATGCATGGGATATTCAGAAGCCTGAGAGTGCTATACAAATACAAACGAAGTGCGCTATTGATTGATTCCCAATCCAGTAGTAGAGTTCCCCGTAACATTCATTACTGGGCTGCCAGGCGCCGCCTGACCATGTCCACCAGCTGAAATCGGTACCGGCGCCTGCCTCTGCGTTGTTGGTTGTGGGTTGGGCGTCCCACCCATCGGTGTACTGGGAACGTTGGAAGATTTTAGTGTGCGGATTTGGAAAGTACATTGTGGGAGGGAGGATGATTCGGCGGATACGACAGCGTTCATGCCTAATCTGTGAAGAGCACCTTGTATGAGGGCCTGAGGGAAGATTAGATGCTATCTACATGTCAGCCTTCGCTATGTCAGCATATGGCGTACTACGTACTGTATTGGCAGCATCCATATCTGCTGCACTACCTTTGTATGATGATAAAGGTACAAGTGGAGGGAACGCATTTGACTGCAAGACGTAGACGCCTCGATGATTTGTGCGAAGGTTGTCGATTTGCTTAGAGTACACATAGAGGAAGAGGTCTTTGCAGATGAACTTGATTATATCCAAATGAGCAGATATAGGTGGCCTCGCTAATGTCAACCTGCTTTGCTGTTAGGGCATTCTCTAAGGCCGGAAGTAATGCTCACTTTTCGGCAATGAATCCACCGACCATCAGACCAATTCTCTCAATTCTTTTCGATTGTTCTTCTTCGATTAACCTGGTCTCGTCTTTGGCATCTTTCTCATTCAGCGGTGGTAGTAGACCCTCACTTCTCAgctcgtcctcttccttcttcttctttctgaCTACATGAGCGGAAGATTCGCGTAGTAAGTCGAATGTAGGAGGTAAGAGGTAGCCGGGTAATTGCGCGTCTATGAGGGTTGGAGGAGGATTTGCGAGGATATGAAGGACTGGTGGGACAGTGGGTGCAATTGCAATATGAGTGGAGGTTGAAGAGGGCCGGGACATTGTGAGAGTGATTCCAGAGGAGCCACACACGATATGTTAATTGTTGGTCGTCCCCTCAGTCGAGTGTGCAGAAGAGTTGAGTGTTCAGCGCGGCTGGCCATCTCGACAAGTGACGCCAAACAAGAAGGGAGCGGACATGGCCGCGGCcgactcttcttcaacgGGGGGAGTGACGTGTGAATATACCCCGTcggctgctgctgctgctgctggaTGGAAGTGTTGtcctgctgctgctgctgctgaatgatgatgactGCTGCTGTTGGCCTGACTGTTGAGTTCAACACTAACGAAGTACCTATTGTCAACAACCCTCTTTCCTCACCCCTCGACTCATCGCCCAGGTCCAACCCCGTGGCAAAATCTGACTCACCCCTAGTCATGCCCCTCAACCTCTTCTCACGCTCGGCAAATAACCCATCTCGTAACGAACAGCACGACCCTCACCGAGAACTTTCTGACCTACTTAACAGCTCCCATCTGCAGCACGGCGCACGCTGGTCAAACAACGTAAAGGCCTCCATATTACGCCAGCTGTGGCAGACAGTAAGGCAAGATCCGCATTGGATACAATACTTTGTCCCAGAAGGTACACAAGTCCCGGTGTACGATAATATATGGGAGTGGTTAGTTGACACTCCAAATGGACCATCTACGCCATGGACATTGAGCGCTAAGCAAGCTCAAATAGAAGAACAGAGAAAAGCGGAGGGAAAGCAGCCTATCTGGATTCCCAGGCAAGGCCAAATATGTGGTAAAGTCATGCAACGGCACGACCGCACCTATACCTGCAAGTACGTACTTTACTAATAAAATGTCTCTCATCTGACAAACGACGTACAGGACCTGTGCGATATCGCCATCAGTGTCGCTCTGTGTTGACTGCTTCCGAGCATCTGACCATGAGGGCCATGAAATTCTGTTCGGGCAATCGTACTCATTTTCGGCTTCTTGTGATTGTGGCGACTCTACTGCATGGAAGGACGACTCGCATCTTGGTTGCACCCACCATCCTCGCCTCCCTCCCGGATCTCCTCCGCCATCGTTCCCAGATAAATCTGACATCCCAGACTCTTTGATCACGTCTCTGCAGAAAACGATTGTCATGTGTATTGAATTCATCATTCACACCATCGAGCACTCGCACCTTCCAAGTGAATACGGGATTTTGCCCAAGACAGAGACGGAAATGCGTTCTTCAGATGGGCCGACAGGAGAGCcaaaagaaagaagaggagtgGGACCTTGGGCTGTGATATTGTGGCAAGACGATAGGCATGTGTTAAAGGAGCTGGCCAGGCAAATTAGGGATGGCGTTGGCGTCAAGTGGGAAGTGGCTGAGCAATGGGTAAGAGAGGCCATCGCCGTCGTAAGTATTATTTCTGTTTTTGTATTATTCTCATCTGATTATCTTGTAGGGTCGCAAAATCATACTGGTTTCGCCTAATCCAGTGATTGCTTTTCACGCGGCCAATATGCTGCAGCAGATTGATGCACCTGTGACCTTGCGGCCTGCCGCCGACGTCTTTCGGGAAGAAATCGCGGCTACCCTCATGGATTGGCTCTATGACATTCAAGGCTCTCTGATTGGAGGTGACGATCGGCTTCCAAAACGGCTCATTGTTAACGCCCTCTTCGAGAAGCGAATGCTTCCTCCAGGAGGCCATGGGACGCCACTAGCGAATGATCTTAGCGATCTGGCGCACGGAAAGATGCTTGGTACGACTCAAGTAGTGAAACGGATGGACTGGTTATTACAGTTGGATTCAAGGTTATGGAAAAAAGCCAAGTGGCAGCTGCGGCAGATATACTGTTCGGTGTTTTTGAGCGATGTTGAAGCCCGGAAGGCTTTTGGTGAGTGATTCGTGTACGGAATCTGCTAGGCTGACATGTTTCAGCGTCGTCATTTGCTTTCAATTACCCTCGACTGGCCGAGCATTTTCTCTTTCAAGATCGCGAATTTGACGCCAACATCATATTTTCTTCTGCCTACCTTGTATTCACGAATGGCCCCGCTACCGCCCATGCTTCTGCTCATGCCAATCTCCTGACCAACGTCGTGCAAGTTGCCCACGCTTGGTATACCGGTCAGGTTGTGGCAAGCGAAGGTTGCGACCGTCTGGTTATCCCACCAGTGGCTTTTGATCCAAATGATTCGACTTCTCAAGGACGCTTAGATCTCGATGCACATGCCTTTTCGGGGAAAAAGGGTTTAGCCATATTGGGCCATCTGAGAAGCATGTTCAGACAtgaggagatgaagaagctTGTAGTCAAGCAAAATCAGCTGTTTGGTAAGGTATTGGGATTTATCAACATGTTTGTTGGTATTCAGCCGCAACGtagagaaagaggagaacATATTGAGTACGAAGTGGAATGGCTCAAATCGTTCACTGTTCTTGGTGACCTCGCGCGAATCTGTCGCGATTTGGGAGAGGTTTTCTCAGTAGCAAGTGCAGATTCTCTCCTGCAAAATATGTCTCTTGTCGCCAATCGCATTTTTTGCGACATGTTCCTCATATCCAACACGCTCGACAAGGATCGATATACTCCTCTCACGGAGTATACAATCAATGATATTTTGGTACTTGGAACAAGCGTTACTATCATCAAGCAAGATGTAACGACTATCGAGGCATTCAGCTTCCACCACTACCTCAACCTGTTGTTTGCAGGGATGATAAAATGCATGAGAACTGTAATTCCTTGGGAAAACGGGAAAGTCAACGGGATGGATTTCAAGCGGATAGTGGAAAAGTTTGTCTTAGGCGGCAACGATGAACAAGCTatggagaggatgaagcTGATGCTCATTGAGTGGCCTTTACAAAGTAAGTACTCGGTAAAGCAGACAAGAAGTGATCTAACGCCCAAGGTAGAGCATGTGGTTTTTGCTCAATTACGCGCCAACATGTGGAAAAAAAACGGCTCTGCACTCCGACTACAACATCACCATTACTGCGACGTTTCTATCCGCGAGTCTACCATCGACCAAGAatttttccttctccaatTTGGGCTCTGCATCCTTGACCCATTCACATTTATAGTTGCTCTGATTGATCGTTTCGGCCTTACGAAAATGTTTCAAGGGAATGTCGAGAAGGCGCTCCTCTGGTATGGCGAAGATCCAGATCCAAAGCAAATAATCAACCTTATGGAGGACTTACTGCTTTTGATCATTCATCTTGTGTCTTATCCGGCCGTCATCAACGGATGGGATAGAAAAACCATAACTAGGAAACTGATCATTCATCTCTTGGCAGTACAACCCATGACTTACTCGGAACTGTTCAAGAAGCTCCCTGAACGGTCCCAAGAGATCAGTTGCGGTCCTATTCTAGCTGAAGTCGCCAACTTCCGCGAACCTACCGAGACTACATCTGGGCAGTACAGCTTGAAAGATGATGTCTACGACGAAGTGGATGTACACTGGAGGTATTACACAAGGAATGACCAGCGATCAGTCATGGACAAGCTCATCGCACGGGCGAAGAAAAATAGACCTTCAAATGAAGAACCCTTAATCCTTCCCCGGCCGCTGGAACTCCCATCAACTGACAGCCCTTTCTCAAAAGTTGGTGATTTCCTGCATACTCATGTGGTGGCAGATCTTGTGCACTGGACTCTTGCACACTGTATGCACATTGCCACGCCAGACAAATGGGCTGAAATAGTCCAACAAGCCTACCCACAAGAATATAGTGATACTCCTCTCATTCCCTCATGGGATTTTGTCCTAGATTACGCCCTCCATCTCGCCATGATCGCCCTCGGAGTTGCACCCCAAGAATTTGCACAACAATCCGTCTTCTTGAAAGGCATGGAAGGCTCAAATAGCACGTTCCAGAATTTGTGGGTCATGCAATCCGACCCGGCTTTCAAAGCCTTCAAGCCTCGCGTGGACTACATACTTGATACCATTGTCGCCAACTTGCCTTCCCATTACACGTCTGATTACCGAGCGCACAAGGAAAGCGAAAACATGCTGGCTCTCTCCAGTCCCGCCAAGCCCGATCCTAAGGCCGCAGCCGCGGCTAGGCAAAAAGCCATCATGGCCGAGTTCGCGAAGCAACAGCAGGATTTCGTGGCAATGATGGAGGATATGGATGACgacgaggaggatgttCAGGCGAATGAGcaaaaggaggaagaagagtcATACGGGAACTGTATCGTCTGCCAAGAAGAGGTCACAGCTAAAAACTCTGGTGGGATGCTGACGCTCCTCCAACCAAGTCGGCAGTTGCGTGACGTGGTGAACACCCGAGACTGGTTTGAAGAATCTTTACTTGCTCCAACAAGTATGGATAGGCCCGGAAGATACCAGAGGTATTCCTACGACCCTAAGCATCCCGAACCGGTTGGCACACAGGGATACCCATGCACTAATCTCCGATTTGGTATCCATATGTCAGCATGTGGCCATTACATGCACGACACATGTATGAACAACCATTTCGAAACCACCAAGATTAGACATACTCAGCAGGTTCAGCGGCATCATCCCGAAAATGCTGTGCGGCTCGAGTATATGTGTCCACTGTGTAAATCTTTGGGCAATGTGCTCATTCCCGTAGAGCCGTCTCGTATCGCCAAGAAACCTGCCGTATCGGTGAAAAAGGATGAGGATAAGCTTCCCAGTCTATCAGTGATGATTAGGAGAGTGTCAAGCGAAGGATTGCTGAGGGTGGCTGATAGTCAGCGGATATGGGAGCATCATGTCGAGACCGGAGAGGTTGTGCCATGGTTCTCCGACTGCGTATTCTCGTTGCACTCTCTGGATCATAACCATCGAAGAGGTGCTATGCGGGTCATCTCGAAGATGGCCGATAGAATGGGTGGTCTCGTACGGCCCTTGTCAGAGCAAAGTCAGAGGATAAGAGGGAAAAAAACGCATATGTACCTGCCCGACGATATGGTGGCGTACACGGTATCCATGGCGGAGATTACCCAGCGAGGACTGAAGACAAACTCTGCAGAGGCGTTGACAGTGGCTGAGCAAATTAACGAGACCTCGCTCAAGATCATTGATAAGCTCATCGGGCTACTGCAGCTGGAGCTGGATTTGTATTTTGGACCGACGTTTGACAGAACGTCTTTAAGAGTGGGTATATTTGCACGGTTTTTGCCAGACTGGTATAGGTCCAGTACACTTCCCTCTCCGCTTCTCATCCGACAACCTCTCGGGATGGTCATTGAATGTGCAGCTATTGCCCCAGACTTGCTACAGGCAGTCATCGTGATGGCTTACTATGCCGAGCTTACGAGGTGCATGCTCGCCCTTTCGCTCTCCGCCAAGAGATGCCTCGGCCCTCGAACACGACCTTCCTCCCGTACTCAGCCTCCTGAGGATCCTAGCCTCACTGACGCTCTTACTGTCTTCTCTGGCTTCAGGCCGGTAATGCAATCCATTCTTCGACATGCCGGGCCATTTGCCGATACTGATGGCGTTCTTGCTCTTCTCACCGACGATATGCTCTCAAAACTCCTTTACTCCTATACACTCCCCTTCTTACGCCGATGCGCCATCATCTACTACGCCGTGACGGGGACATATCCCGTCACTCAACCATCTGCCGTATCCACCTTTACCGTCGCCACAAGCGAGTACAATCGTCTCCTTACTATCCTTGGGATTCCTCGACCAACTGAGACGCTTGCCAACTCATCCTCCACAGAAACTCCTATCGTTGCGCGATGGATCACTCAATGGGCTCTCCATGGACGCGTCATGCCAGCCTTGGAATTTCCTGGCACGTATGAGTTGGCGAGGCTACCAGAAAAATGGGAGGAGCTGGTGGTGGCATATAGTGATCGAAAATGCGGAAAGTGCAAAACCAAACCATCATATCCAGCGATTTGTCTTTTCTGCGGCACGATGGTCTGTTTGGCGGGGGATTGTTGTGCAGAGGGTGAGCAGGGCGAATGTAATTTGCATATGAGAGAGTGGGTGACTAGATATACAACGCCATGACACTTGAACTGACAATCAATTAGATGCGGAGCTGTGGTCGGCATGTTCGCCGACATCAAGCGATGGAACTTATTGTATCTTTATGCAGGATCGGGGAGCTTTGGGCCAATGCCATATTTAGATACCCACGGGGAACTTGACATTTCTATGAGGTGAGTACAAGAAACCTTTGAAAGCACTTTTACTGACCATTCAATCCGCAGACGAGGTCACAGGCAAATCATGCACGTTGGGCGCATGGATGAGTTGAGAAAGGGGACGTGGTTGATGCACAACATTCCACACATCACTGCTCGAAGATTAGAGCTGACAATAGATCACGGAGGCTGGGGCTGTTTATAGAAGGTTCTTTGAGGTTGGGATACATTGGGGAGTAGAGGATGCAGAGGACAATTTTTTGACATGTATTCCTGTAGCATTCAGTATTTAATGACGATGTCTCATTAATATCTATCCACATAACATATGCAAAAGAAGTTCATCACAATCTTGACTGATCATTGGGTCGGCGACCCATACCCATCGTTCAGGATAAGCACAGCTTTTCGCGACCTCCATATCTTATCTTCTTCGCGCCATTACCTTTCTCgcatgaagaagagtttTGGACAACAAGTCAGGTGGATGTCATTTACGTAATCGCGGCTGGTTTGACTAATACGCGTAAGTAATTAATGTTGATTTACGCGTCACCCAGCATCAATTGGGGATCGCAAATGCAGTTATTCTCCATGCCCTCCATCGCAAATCATTACATGGTCACTTCACCTTCACGACACACCGGTAGATAATGCCCGCCTTTTGTTAGTTGTACAACGAAATGCCGAACCAAGGTGGCCTTTCGCGAAAAAATGAAGGGAGAGTAGTCCCAACATATAGGTTCGTGCAGCTCATCGGGGCCTCAACAAATAAGCTTTTCTGTTTGCTGACTCCCAGGTTCTGTAGACATCTCTTGACTCCCCAGGCCTTGACAACAGCGTGGGTTCAGGAAATGTATTTGTACCTGTCGTACGCTGACTCGTCTGTAGAAATCCTCTTAGAACCATTGCCCACTGCGATATCGATGCTGCATACGCTCGTACGTCTTCTAGCAATCAATGGATACTTGATTAAAGTGCTTATAAATTACAAGAATTCGAGCAAGTTCGTCTTGGATTGCCTGATGATATACCTTTGATCTGCGCGCAATGGCAATCAATCATAGCGGTCAACTATCCCGCCAGGAAATATGGTATCAAAAGGTGAGATCGCTTGTTCATTGCATTTTGTCGCAATGGCTTATTGACTATATCCATTTTCAAAGATTTACCTCCATAGAAGATGCTAAGAAAATGTGTCCGCATCTGGTGGTCCAGCATGTCGCGACGTATCGTAATGGCGAAAATGAAGCAGGTTATTGGGACAATGTCAATCCTCGGACGCATAAAGTCAGCTTGGATGTATACCGAAGAGAAAGTCTTAGAATTCTAGCCATATTCAAGGAAAAGATCCCCAGAGGTGAAATAGGTAAGTCAATTGAGGCTAATCGGGGAATATATTTAACACGGTAACGTTGCAGAGAAAGCATCGATAGACGAAGCATTTCTCGACCTGACTCCAATGGTCATCGAAAAATTGTTAGCTGCCCATCCTTACCTTTCCAAGGTCCCTGAAGATGCTCCAAACGGTTTCGACTCTCCATTACCTCCCCCTCCGCCAATCGATTGGAGCAAAGCTGGCTCTGTTTTCCCCATCGACGGGAAAGAGGATGGGACCGGAACggacgatgaagaaggtggaCAGGAGGACGAGAGAAGTGAAGATGGTGAGGGGCCCGATGCTAGGGCTTCTAGCAGCGATAGAGATTCCTGGGAAGATTGGGCGCTGTGTATGGGTGGGGAACTCATGTCTAATGTACGCGAAGAGGTATATCTAAAATTACATTATACATGCTCGGCGGTGAGTCTCTTCGGTCCCGACTGTCTTTTCTATATCTGACATATACACGCATGCAGGGAATCGCCCACAATAAGGCGATGGCCAAGGTCCGTGATTTGATCCATAATGTTGGACAACTGCTAATTCTTTGCGCTAGTTGTGCTCAGCGTGGAGAAAGCCTAATAACCAGACCATCCTTCGCACAGCTGCAGTACCAGCTTTTTTGAATGGTCGGGACTTTACAGATGTATGTATTATGTATTTGAAAAATACTGGATGTAAAGAAAAAGACGGAGGTAAAGATGCTGACAGGAAAGTTAGATCCGATCACTTGGTGGCAAGCTTGGTGCAGCAATAGCCCAAGAGTTCGATGCAAAGACAGTGGGCGATATGCTGTAAGTACCAATTGAGAGATTGGAAGTCCTTTGCTCATAAAAGAAGGACTGTGTCACTCGATGCGATGCAAAAGAAATTCGGTGAGGAGAGTATCTGGGTGTACAACATTCTCCGCGTATGTCATTTCCCAATTAACAGGGGTTTTGCCTTAACATCTACCCAGGGAATTGACCATTCCGAGGTAACGGAGCGTGTTTCCACGAAATCTATGCTTGCATCAAAAAGTATCCGTCCAGCGGTCACGTCCCCTCAACAAGGTTATCATTGGCTTTCAATTCTGGCGGGAGAATTGAAAGTTCGTCTGAGGCAGTCAAGAGAGGTTACGCCAGGACTTTGGCCCAAAACATTAGCCCTTAGTCATCGTCAAGGTTAACGAAACGACTAATTTTCTATCTTCATCATGCTTACTTACTCTTTCATAGGCATCGAACCCTCCCGGTCTAGACAGACTCCGTTCCCCTACACGCGAAACCTCTCTACAGATTACATATTGAAGTATGCCAAAAAGCTATGGGATGAGGCGACTCAACCCATGTTGAAAGGTAACATGAAACTTAACGTTGTATGTCCCTTCGAACTTCTATGCAGAAGTTAATGACTGACTGATGGCCATAGATTGGCCTTTCTTTCACTGGTCTGGAGAAGCTTGAAGACGGGCAGCAAGGGATTGAAGGCTTCTTCAATAATGCCAAACCAAAGACACCTGCTGAGAGTACTCGCAAACCTTCATCTTCGACAACTCCCCAAGTATTATCGAAGTTGAATAGCACTTCAAAGCGAACTCGATCTCCATCGCTTGATTCTTCCTCATCGACATCTACTTCAGTCCAACTTCTACCCTCGGACAAGGACCGACCGACAAAACCACCTCCTTTGAAATCCAAGAAGGGCTTGGACGCTTTTCTCACCAAAAAAGTTTCCAATCTgacttcttcctctccgCACTCCAACATATCTACCCCATCTTCAGCATCCGTCTCAGACTTGGAAATGACTCCTAGTGAACCTCCCCAATCATCGCATATATCTTCGCATACGAAGGCGGATATGGACTCTTGGGCGTGTTCTGAGTGCGGCAAGATTTTTACTGTCCCGGAAGAGCTGTACTTAGGTGATGAGGGAGTGGGATTGCTGGGAAGCATGAAACAGGAGCATGAGGATTGGCATTTTGCAAAGTCACTGCAGGATGGTAGTGATAGCATTAGCGGAACTAGCGCGCCTAGTCAGAGGCGAAGCAATGTTGGCTCTTCTCTCAcgaagaaaggaaaaaagaatgTAGAGGGTATCAGAGCGTTCTTCAGACCGAAACCACAATAGTCATATCTTACTACAGTTTAATTTATCGAGTCTTGGTCCCATAACTGTTGTCATAAATCAAGTTGTACATTTATGCAATATATTTAAACAATACAATTAGAATATATACAAAACAAGTCCGTTATTAGGAAGATATCAGACGAATCTAACAAAATGTAATACAACAAACAGATTAAGTGACCAGTGCTGCAGCTATACGAATTAATTATATTTTCAAATAGATGTTATGCAGTACCATGGGGCCGTATTCGCCCCATACGTCTTCCCTCACTTCCTTAATGCACCGCAAGAATGCTGACGAGGCCTTCACTTGTGTCCAGTTTTTAGCCTAACAAAATCCTTCAAATCAACTGACTGGTCGCAACCAACAACGTAACTATATAGCGCTCACTATATAAGCAAGAACTTTGCTATGCAATTCTTCATATGGGTAGCTAACAAATCTGCAACTCTCATCGGTTTTTTTTGGAAGACCTGGAAGGAGAAACGTACTCACGCGGCGGACATACATGTCTCGTGGGATAAATTCCTCAAAATCTGCTCCATGGCCATTTCCCTTAGTTCTTCTAGCCTGTATCGGTGTGCGAGCATATAAACATCAAGTGCACTTGCAGGAGGGGGGCGTGGGGTGGGATGAGGGTGGGGATCGTTCCCTGACCCTATGCGTGCAGAGGTACCGATGCCGAAAGAGCTATTTGGCCGGCTGAGGGCCGAAAGATGGGAGGCAATAAAATGGGATTTGCTACTGTTGGGAGTCGCAAAGGCATAATTTTGAGGAACAGTCATTGTCGGTATTTTCGACGGCGACGTGGACATTGTATCTTTTTTCATTTTCTTCTGTTGTTGGGATGTTCCCTTCTCTCCGTATGTCTCTGAAATGCTCGCAACTTCAGCCTTTAATGCTGCACTTATTTTACTACTAGGCGCATCCTTTAGATTGATCGGCTCATTTTCGGGGGAAGTGGAGTCTACTTCAGCATCCCAGTCGCCAACTAGGGGTAGGCGAAGGTAGTTCCATTCCGCCGAACCATTTTGAGTGGATGTTTGAGGATGTAATATTCTGTCCACGTGGGCCTTATCCAATCTATGTTCATCATTTATATAACGATAGTTCTCATGCTCTGAAAATGTGAGGTCGTTCGTATAGAGATAGCTAAGGATATGAATAAGCACAAGTTCGCAAAACCATAATTCTTCAACTGGGACTCACTGTAGTATCCAGTAGAGCGTGCTGAAGGAGGCGTCGTCAACGATGATTGTATTATATCTCTCGGTTTCCGCGAATCCCGACGTCAACAAGTCTTTGAAGTACTCAGACTTCTCCTCTAAAATTTCGGAATGCGCATACAATATTCGCTTGCGCGATTGCCTGGTGACTTTGATGTCGGATAAATCTTCTTCCGGATCAACTTCCGTAGCCCGGCCACTTACGGAGGATGGCTGAGATTGATTGTAGACATGCTC from Cryptococcus gattii WM276 chromosome E, complete sequence includes these protein-coding regions:
- a CDS encoding Hypothetical Protein (Similar to TIGR gene model, INSD accession AAW43894.1) yields the protein MSFTLDVPPNRSIREKLEWELRDLRNFMLYLEYGIPFPQSSEPSRESSNRSNNDNFNEDNPYQIPSYERIASMGVFELAMYAARYFLPKASSSPANEKAKQDLYLQIWCRDELENLVDLTTPARIFLGITYCNSNPGHRYAQTRYVWSETLEHNFHNDSVMHFVLPLLSILLEDTEIRRDDALRLCVYIEVAAPEKPKFRLPNDIAKKTTKGLARLLDKKSGDPSSVSGRATEVDPEEDLSDIKVTRQSRKRILYAHSEILEEKSEYFKDLLTSGFAETERYNTIIVDDASFSTLYWILQLDKAHVDRILHPQTSTQNGSAEWNYLRLPLVGDWDAEVDSTSPENEPINLKDAPSSKISAALKAEVASISETYGEKGTSQQQKKMKKDTMSTSPSKIPTMTVPQNYAFATPNSSKSHFIASHLSALSRPNSSFGIGTSARIGSGNDPHPHPTPRPPPASALDVYMLAHRYRLEELREMAMEQILRNLSHETCMSAAFVSYPYEELHSKVLAYIAKNWTQVKASSAFLRCIKEVREDVWGEYGPMVLHNIYLKI
- a CDS encoding eta DNA polymerase, putative (Similar to TIGR gene model, INSD accession AAW43892.1), with translation MPNQGGLSRKNEGRVVPTYRHLLTPQALTTANPLRTIAHCDIDAAYAQFEQVRLGLPDDIPLICAQWQSIIAVNYPARKYGIKRFTSIEDAKKMCPHLVVQHVATYRNGENEAGYWDNVNPRTHKVSLDVYRRESLRILAIFKEKIPRGEIEKASIDEAFLDLTPMVIEKLLAAHPYLSKVPEDAPNGFDSPLPPPPPIDWSKAGSVFPIDGKEDGTGTDDEEGGQEDERSEDGEGPDARASSSDRDSWEDWALCMGGELMSNLCSAWRKPNNQTILRTAAVPAFLNGRDFTDIRSLGGKLGAAIAQEFDAKTVGDMLTVSLDAMQKKFGEESIWVYNILRGIDHSEVTERVSTKSMLASKSIRPAVTSPQQGYHWLSILAGELKVRLRQSREVTPGLWPKTLALSHRQGIEPSRSRQTPFPYTRNLSTDYILKYAKKLWDEATQPMLKGNMKLNVIGLSFTGLEKLEDGQQGIEGFFNNAKPKTPAESTRKPSSSTTPQVLSKLNSTSKRTRSPSLDSSSSTSTSVQLLPSDKDRPTKPPPLKSKKGLDAFLTKKVSNLTSSSPHSNISTPSSASVSDLEMTPSEPPQSSHISSHTKADMDSWACSECGKIFTVPEELYLGDEGVGLLGSMKQEHEDWHFAKSLQDGSDSISGTSAPSQRRSNVGSSLTKKGKKNVEGIRAFFRPKPQ